One part of the Tunicatimonas pelagia genome encodes these proteins:
- a CDS encoding M23 family metallopeptidase — MGEREPASSSTGHGSETLVEQGAQVNAGQVIMNSDNTGLSSGPHLHYEVIRTDMAPLTTPFFEDLDIRYDPDELQNLLFGN, encoded by the coding sequence CTGGGTGAACGTGAGCCAGCAAGCTCAAGTACAGGGCACGGTAGTGAAACACTCGTTGAACAAGGCGCTCAAGTAAATGCGGGGCAGGTTATTATGAACTCAGATAACACCGGACTTTCTAGTGGCCCTCATCTGCATTATGAAGTTATTAGAACAGACATGGCTCCGTTAACTACGCCCTTTTTTGAAGATTTAGATATTAGGTATGACCCAGATGAGTTACAAAATCTATTATTTGGTAATTAA
- a CDS encoding JAB domain-containing protein, which yields MLSTQCSIFQQVSEIQVSYRNEVPAYQRPKIICSDDAYRILLQHWDEDQLDYCEKFKMVLLNRANLVLGIVTVSSGGVSGTVADPKMIFGAAMKANSSSILLAHYVEQVVM from the coding sequence ATGTTAAGTACGCAATGTTCCATCTTTCAGCAAGTTTCCGAAATCCAAGTCAGCTACCGAAACGAAGTACCCGCTTATCAACGCCCTAAGATTATTTGCTCAGATGACGCTTACCGAATTTTGCTCCAGCACTGGGACGAAGATCAACTTGATTATTGCGAAAAATTTAAAATGGTTCTTCTTAACCGGGCAAACCTTGTATTGGGCATAGTCACCGTTTCTTCAGGTGGAGTTTCCGGAACCGTCGCTGATCCTAAAATGATCTTTGGAGCCGCAATGAAGGCAAATTCTAGCTCTATTTTGCTTGCTCATTATGTAGAGCAGGTAGTTATGTAA
- a CDS encoding recombinase family protein: protein MDALKKEGCKHVFSDKVSGVKAKKPNFDKLLSYAREGDTIVVWKLDRLGRSTVQLIELAESLQQRGVHLKSLSESIDTTTAMGKMFFQPRGVRSCVFWPSMNVTLSGNAPKRDSLPLGQEEEPGVDQKG from the coding sequence TTGGACGCCTTGAAGAAAGAAGGTTGCAAGCATGTATTCTCCGATAAGGTCTCAGGGGTAAAAGCGAAGAAACCAAATTTTGATAAACTACTATCCTATGCCCGCGAGGGCGATACCATTGTCGTATGGAAGCTGGATCGCTTGGGTCGTAGTACGGTTCAGCTTATTGAACTAGCCGAGTCACTTCAGCAACGAGGGGTTCACTTGAAAAGCCTTTCGGAATCGATTGATACCACGACAGCGATGGGCAAGATGTTTTTTCAGCCGCGCGGCGTCCGCTCATGTGTATTTTGGCCGAGCATGAACGTAACATTATCCGGGAACGCACCCAAGCGGGACTCGCTTCCGCTAGGGCAAGAGGAAGAACCGGGGGTAGACCAAAAGGGTTGA
- a CDS encoding recombinase family protein, which yields MIIGYARVSTKDQKLDAQLDALKTAGAEDVFSDIASGAKSSRPGLDKMKTHLRKGDTLVIQRLDRLGRSMKDLVDWMQWLEDKEVKFKSLDDGIDTSTPGGKLVFHIFGALAEFERNLIRERTRSGLKAARSRGKIGGRKRVLSEKDQKRLKTLYSSGEFTIPELMEQFSCSRATLYKVVKGKY from the coding sequence ATGATTATCGGATACGCCCGCGTTTCTACCAAAGACCAAAAACTAGACGCTCAGCTTGACGCACTAAAAACCGCAGGTGCTGAAGATGTATTTTCAGATATTGCCAGTGGTGCCAAATCGTCCCGCCCCGGACTAGACAAAATGAAAACCCATCTTCGCAAAGGGGATACGCTTGTTATTCAGCGACTGGATCGGCTAGGCCGCTCAATGAAAGACTTGGTAGACTGGATGCAGTGGCTGGAAGATAAGGAAGTGAAGTTCAAAAGTCTGGATGATGGTATCGATACCTCTACCCCCGGAGGAAAGCTCGTGTTCCACATCTTCGGGGCATTAGCCGAGTTTGAACGTAATCTCATCCGGGAACGTACCCGATCAGGGTTGAAGGCCGCCCGGTCACGCGGTAAGATTGGTGGCCGTAAGCGGGTGTTGTCCGAGAAAGATCAGAAGCGGCTTAAAACGCTGTATAGCTCCGGCGAGTTTACGATACCTGAATTGATGGAGCAGTTTTCGTGTAGCCGGGCGACATTGTATAAAGTGGTAAAAGGAAAATACTAG
- a CDS encoding HTTM domain-containing protein produces the protein MPTLSRLHTLPPVLWSLNQPVPAYSLAAFRVVFGLCMLWEVYRYLAYDWVARYWIIPQIHFPYEGFHWLAPLPGDGMYYLFYGLGVLALMIALGLFYRFSSLMFFLGFTYIFLLEQTRYLNHFYLIVLLSFLMIFLPAHRVWSWDAYRFSGRWFKRNDPRQIPFWTVALLRFQLGTVYFLGGVAKLNADWLRGEPMRMWLAERTGFPLIGPYFTQEWMVYFFSYSGLMIDLLALPLLLYRKTRLPMFVVLVLFHFTNDQLFSIGIFPWMAIGVTTIFFAPDWPRQVLNSLRNHPLLFVIAMLAGSYLALIVHEEVAFFPMLIGALVGAILANNYCTADRAAWKRSTSQPVSPIISLPRPMPTWGLTLLIVWASIQLAVPLRHYFIPGNVSWTEEGHRFAWHMKLRDKTGQVQFFTKDETTREKQAIDARSLGMTDRQWRKMSTRPYLIHQLAQHLADQNPGLARPGQGIYVLATCSLNGGEPRLLVDPNVDLTQVDFHDWKRNEWILPLDI, from the coding sequence ATGCCAACGCTATCCCGTCTACATACTTTGCCCCCGGTACTCTGGTCGCTCAACCAACCCGTACCCGCCTACAGCTTGGCTGCTTTTCGGGTAGTGTTTGGTTTGTGTATGCTGTGGGAAGTCTATCGCTATCTTGCCTACGACTGGGTAGCCCGCTACTGGATCATCCCTCAAATTCATTTTCCCTACGAAGGCTTTCACTGGCTTGCCCCCTTACCGGGTGATGGCATGTACTACCTGTTCTACGGATTAGGGGTGTTGGCCTTGATGATCGCACTAGGGCTTTTCTACCGTTTTAGCAGCCTGATGTTCTTTCTAGGGTTTACCTACATCTTTCTGCTGGAGCAGACCCGCTACCTGAATCACTTCTACCTGATTGTCTTGCTGAGTTTTCTTATGATTTTTTTGCCCGCTCATCGGGTCTGGTCATGGGATGCCTACCGATTTTCGGGGCGATGGTTCAAGCGAAATGACCCACGCCAAATTCCTTTCTGGACAGTCGCCTTATTACGCTTTCAGTTGGGAACCGTTTACTTTTTAGGGGGCGTAGCCAAGCTCAACGCGGACTGGCTACGAGGAGAGCCGATGCGGATGTGGCTTGCTGAACGGACGGGGTTTCCCCTGATCGGACCGTACTTTACCCAGGAATGGATGGTGTACTTCTTTAGCTACAGTGGCCTGATGATTGACCTATTGGCCTTGCCCCTGCTACTCTACCGAAAGACCCGACTGCCCATGTTTGTGGTACTTGTCTTGTTTCACTTCACCAACGATCAACTCTTTAGCATTGGCATCTTTCCCTGGATGGCAATCGGGGTGACGACGATTTTCTTTGCCCCCGACTGGCCAAGGCAGGTACTCAATAGCCTTCGGAACCATCCTTTGCTGTTTGTGATAGCTATGCTCGCTGGATCGTACCTGGCCCTCATCGTACACGAAGAAGTAGCATTCTTTCCGATGCTCATCGGTGCCCTAGTAGGGGCTATCTTAGCCAACAACTATTGTACGGCGGATCGCGCCGCTTGGAAAAGAAGTACTTCCCAACCTGTTTCGCCCATAATTTCATTACCTCGTCCGATGCCTACTTGGGGGCTTACCTTATTGATTGTTTGGGCTAGTATTCAGCTGGCTGTACCCTTACGGCATTATTTTATTCCGGGTAATGTCAGCTGGACTGAAGAAGGGCACCGCTTTGCCTGGCATATGAAACTGCGTGATAAGACGGGACAGGTACAGTTTTTTACCAAAGATGAGACGACGAGAGAAAAGCAGGCAATTGATGCCCGGTCCCTCGGGATGACTGATCGGCAATGGCGTAAGATGAGCACCCGGCCTTACCTCATTCACCAACTGGCCCAGCACTTGGCGGATCAAAATCCGGGTCTCGCCAGACCTGGGCAGGGTATCTATGTGCTAGCTACTTGTTCCCTTAATGGTGGGGAACCTAGATTACTGGTTGATCCCAACGTGGATTTAACCCAAGTAGATTTTCATGACTGGAAACGGAATGAATGGATACTACCCTTGGATATCTGA
- a CDS encoding RHS repeat-associated core domain-containing protein, whose product MEQATYRYGYQGAFAEQDDETGLASFQLRQYDSRIGRWTTPDPYNQYWSPYLGMGNAPNMMIDPDGGAAAGVPSLLTRIKAWLTGGAISNSGRFVFNTRRTLNWGRIGLQAAKTAGTLASSNAWRLNERGLSNTSTINNESLQGNPNQEKQVIDRLTLWDANKHYREGDGEPLFVNASKIDLSFVNPDIFEEIGDRKVVSTLTKSRDGLVYGQLELIYFGGNKVKIVDNEYGFEIGAEDGHPWLKSAKGFGRNVATITGNIVAGPGTPYMIHFVGFGDLGYRPPPFEPNFPTSQKY is encoded by the coding sequence CTGGAACAGGCCACCTACCGCTACGGCTACCAAGGGGCCTTTGCCGAACAAGATGATGAGACCGGGCTAGCCAGCTTTCAGCTCAGACAATATGATAGCAGAATCGGGCGATGGACTACGCCCGATCCTTACAACCAGTACTGGTCACCCTACCTGGGTATGGGCAATGCGCCTAATATGATGATTGACCCCGATGGCGGGGCGGCTGCCGGGGTACCTTCCCTGCTGACCCGGATCAAAGCCTGGCTTACCGGAGGTGCCATCTCCAACTCTGGAAGGTTTGTCTTCAACACCAGGCGTACCCTGAACTGGGGACGCATTGGCCTACAGGCTGCAAAAACCGCTGGTACACTGGCTAGCTCTAATGCCTGGCGGTTGAATGAAAGAGGTTTATCTAACACTTCTACTATCAATAATGAATCACTTCAAGGCAATCCAAACCAAGAAAAACAAGTCATAGATCGACTCACCTTATGGGATGCTAATAAACATTATAGAGAAGGTGACGGCGAACCCTTGTTTGTTAATGCATCAAAGATTGATTTGAGTTTTGTAAATCCTGATATATTTGAAGAGATCGGTGACCGTAAGGTCGTCAGTACACTTACAAAGAGTAGAGACGGTTTGGTATACGGACAACTAGAACTCATTTATTTTGGGGGCAATAAAGTTAAAATAGTTGATAACGAATATGGGTTTGAAATAGGAGCTGAAGATGGTCATCCTTGGCTAAAATCTGCAAAGGGATTTGGTCGTAATGTGGCAACCATTACAGGTAATATCGTAGCCGGTCCCGGTACTCCGTATATGATTCACTTTGTTGGATTTGGCGACTTAGGTTACAGACCGCCTCCATTTGAACCAAATTTTCCAACTTCACAGAAATATTGA
- a CDS encoding transposase — protein sequence MIRIFRKGMITKHFIPYLSQAKRGYTSKVPLWEIVNAIVYKFKTGVQWALLPCKSLISSNKVKYGAIYHHYRKWAKDGSWQRAWAALLRHHKHLLDLSLATLDGTAATVAHTPVKSGGQQVGYQRRKKARTSNTIWITDRQGKVVGFLPPVSGNHNDLFKLEQALEQQITDWKKSGITVDGWFLNADAGFDSKGFRGTCSKHGIQLNAPINPRNTSDLVDYDYYFDEQRTPRGCTKNDML from the coding sequence ATGATACGCATCTTTCGTAAAGGTATGATAACGAAACACTTTATTCCATATTTGAGTCAAGCAAAACGCGGCTATACCAGTAAAGTTCCTCTATGGGAAATCGTCAACGCTATTGTTTACAAATTCAAGACAGGAGTACAATGGGCTCTTTTACCCTGTAAATCGCTCATTAGCAGTAATAAAGTAAAGTATGGAGCAATTTATCATCACTACCGCAAATGGGCCAAAGATGGAAGTTGGCAGCGTGCCTGGGCAGCACTGTTGAGACATCACAAACACCTACTTGACCTAAGTTTGGCCACTCTTGATGGCACCGCTGCCACGGTGGCCCATACCCCCGTAAAATCTGGCGGGCAACAAGTAGGCTATCAGAGGAGAAAGAAAGCCCGCACTTCCAATACGATCTGGATTACTGACCGTCAAGGAAAAGTAGTCGGCTTTTTACCCCCTGTCTCTGGAAATCATAATGATCTATTTAAGCTAGAGCAAGCACTAGAACAACAAATTACGGATTGGAAAAAAAGCGGCATTACAGTAGACGGATGGTTTCTCAATGCGGATGCTGGTTTTGACAGTAAAGGTTTTCGCGGAACCTGCTCCAAACATGGCATACAATTGAATGCCCCTATCAATCCACGCAATACCAGTGATCTAGTAGACTATGACTATTATTTTGATGAGCAGCGGACGCCGCGCGGATGTACGAAGAACGATATGTTGTAG
- a CDS encoding tetratricopeptide repeat protein, with translation MAKRPTSITEIENLQFVGRDDAIQFFWNTLHSHARHKKQRHHVLEYYGVGGIGKSSIQKKLVQQLKSETYQNFLVARVNLADLVNAQDAPTILYHLRSKLKEAESPMYFPRFDYAYLVYYAKINAVAKTQEQGFLKNLHLDVGGPAAQTFVTDTVTAGLLGSVSTLVSKLDDSIKKWWDKHRHPELELFHTLEVVKMIEQLPELLAKDLQSFLAANPLRHLIIFLDTLENLKIRDESNKKDKWLRYLIIDLPQVLWVISGRDQLKWDTDPRYREEDWSGSLFSYPLEELLDEEAETLLDFYQIAEEEVRKKIMAASQNHPLYLNLSIATYQSIAKQRPPVPEDFGKTFQEIYERFIRHITTQESDTFKILSCVQNWNEELLEQLLKEFNTAYYGPQALQQVRRFSFVSEVDGTYMLHQLMQEHLYEQYTHELPDQVQRIHQLCFKYLQEKLNDTEVIESRKLLIIQAVYHVKKILPATQVYRWIESHTGEIDIVVHFSFFVEVLTPLSQKLLSENNRSEYTGSLLSTLGTALFCGGNYLVAEPIFRKAMQIGENEFGHQHINTGITYDNLARLLEIKGEYKQAEPLYHKVIRIREKVLGKQHPDTANSYNNLAVLLERQGKYEEAEPLHRRAIQIKKQVLGEEHPNTATSYSNLAVLLEMKGKYKQAEPLYHKVIRIREKVLGKQHPDTANSYNNLAVLLERQGKYEEAEPLHRRAIQIKKQVLGEEHPDTATSYSNLAGVLRRQGKYEEAEPLVRIVKQIKEKVLGKQHPDTATSYNNLAHLLNDQGKYEQAEPLYRKAVQIKKQVLGEEHPDTAVFYNNLAGVLRRQGKYEQAELLYRKAVQIKKQVLGEEHPDTAVFYNNLAGVLRSQGKDEEAEPLYRKAIQIKKQVLGEEHPDTATSYNDLAGVLRSQGKDEEAKPLYRKAIQIKKQVLGEEHPDTANSYNDLAVLLERQGKDEEAELLYRDALKILELVFGSDHPNTKIVRNNLNRLRE, from the coding sequence ATGGCAAAACGACCTACCAGCATTACTGAGATTGAAAACCTACAATTCGTTGGACGAGATGATGCCATACAATTTTTTTGGAACACCCTGCACAGTCATGCCCGGCACAAAAAGCAACGGCACCATGTATTAGAATATTATGGAGTAGGAGGGATTGGTAAAAGTAGTATTCAGAAAAAGTTGGTGCAGCAACTCAAGAGTGAAACGTATCAAAACTTCTTGGTAGCCCGGGTTAATCTAGCAGACCTAGTCAATGCCCAGGATGCACCTACCATCTTATACCATCTCCGGTCAAAGTTAAAGGAAGCCGAATCTCCTATGTATTTCCCCCGCTTTGATTACGCCTATTTGGTATACTATGCTAAGATTAATGCTGTTGCTAAAACCCAGGAGCAGGGCTTTCTGAAAAATTTACATTTAGATGTTGGTGGTCCCGCCGCTCAAACTTTTGTTACAGACACCGTAACCGCTGGTTTGCTAGGGTCAGTCAGCACTTTGGTAAGTAAGCTGGACGACAGCATAAAGAAATGGTGGGATAAACATCGGCACCCCGAACTAGAACTCTTTCATACTTTAGAAGTTGTAAAAATGATTGAGCAGCTTCCTGAGTTATTGGCCAAAGACCTGCAAAGCTTTTTAGCTGCCAACCCCCTGCGTCATCTAATCATTTTTCTTGATACCCTTGAAAACTTAAAAATACGCGATGAGTCCAATAAGAAAGATAAGTGGCTACGCTATCTGATTATTGACCTGCCTCAGGTTCTTTGGGTGATTAGCGGACGGGATCAATTGAAATGGGATACCGATCCTAGATACCGGGAAGAGGATTGGAGTGGCTCATTGTTCAGCTATCCATTAGAAGAGTTACTAGATGAGGAAGCAGAGACGTTGCTAGACTTTTACCAAATTGCTGAAGAAGAAGTACGTAAGAAAATTATGGCAGCTTCTCAGAATCATCCCTTGTATCTTAATCTATCAATTGCAACCTATCAGTCCATCGCCAAACAACGCCCTCCGGTACCGGAAGATTTTGGAAAGACCTTCCAAGAAATATACGAACGATTTATCCGCCACATTACCACGCAAGAATCCGATACCTTCAAGATTCTATCATGCGTACAAAACTGGAATGAAGAGTTATTAGAACAATTGCTTAAAGAGTTTAACACCGCTTACTACGGACCCCAAGCCCTACAGCAAGTACGCCGCTTTTCCTTTGTCAGCGAAGTTGATGGAACCTATATGCTGCACCAACTAATGCAAGAGCACTTGTACGAACAATATACCCATGAACTACCCGATCAAGTACAGCGCATTCACCAACTTTGCTTCAAGTATCTACAAGAAAAGCTGAACGATACCGAGGTGATCGAAAGCCGGAAGCTACTAATCATTCAAGCCGTATATCATGTCAAAAAAATATTACCGGCAACTCAAGTATATAGGTGGATAGAGAGTCACACAGGTGAGATTGATATTGTTGTGCATTTCAGCTTTTTTGTCGAGGTTCTTACGCCGCTAAGCCAAAAATTACTTTCTGAAAACAATAGATCTGAATATACTGGTAGCCTCCTAAGTACCTTGGGGACAGCGTTGTTTTGCGGTGGTAATTATTTAGTAGCTGAACCGATCTTCCGTAAAGCCATGCAAATTGGAGAGAATGAATTTGGGCATCAGCATATAAATACGGGGATTACCTACGACAACCTGGCTAGGTTGCTAGAAATAAAAGGCGAATATAAGCAGGCTGAACCATTGTACCATAAGGTCATTCGAATAAGAGAGAAAGTACTAGGAAAGCAGCATCCCGATACGGCAAATTCTTACAATAACCTAGCTGTGTTGCTAGAAAGGCAAGGTAAATATGAAGAAGCCGAGCCGCTACATCGAAGGGCTATACAGATCAAAAAGCAGGTGCTGGGAGAAGAGCATCCCAATACGGCAACTTCTTACAGCAACCTGGCTGTGTTGCTGGAAATGAAAGGCAAATATAAGCAGGCTGAACCATTGTACCATAAGGTCATTCGAATAAGAGAGAAAGTACTAGGAAAGCAGCATCCCGATACGGCAAATTCTTACAATAACCTAGCTGTGTTGCTAGAAAGGCAAGGTAAATATGAAGAAGCCGAGCCGCTACATCGAAGGGCTATACAGATCAAAAAGCAGGTGCTGGGAGAAGAGCATCCCGATACGGCAACTTCTTACAGCAACCTGGCTGGAGTATTGAGAAGACAGGGCAAATACGAAGAAGCTGAACCGCTGGTTCGTATAGTTAAGCAAATCAAGGAGAAAGTACTAGGAAAGCAGCATCCCGATACGGCAACTTCTTATAATAACTTAGCTCATTTGTTAAATGATCAAGGCAAATACGAGCAAGCAGAGCCACTATACCGTAAAGCCGTACAGATCAAAAAGCAGGTGCTAGGAGAAGAGCATCCCGATACGGCAGTTTTTTACAACAACCTGGCTGGAGTATTGAGAAGACAAGGCAAATATGAGCAAGCAGAACTACTATACCGTAAAGCCGTACAGATCAAAAAGCAGGTGCTAGGAGAAGAGCATCCCGATACGGCAGTTTTTTACAACAATCTGGCTGGAGTGTTGAGAAGCCAAGGTAAAGACGAAGAAGCCGAGCCGCTATATCGAAAGGCTATACAGATCAAAAAGCAGGTGTTAGGAGAAGAGCATCCCGATACGGCAACTTCTTACAACGACCTGGCTGGAGTGTTGAGAAGCCAAGGTAAAGACGAAGAAGCCAAGCCTCTATATCGAAAGGCTATACAGATCAAAAAGCAGGTGCTAGGAGAAGAGCATCCCGATACGGCAAATTCTTACAACGACCTGGCTGTGTTGCTGGAAAGGCAAGGTAAAGACGAAGAAGCCGAGCTGCTATATCGAGATGCTTTAAAAATCTTAGAATTGGTGTTTGGCTCTGATCACCCCAATACTAAAATTGTACGCAATAATCTTAACAGGTTACGCGAATGA
- a CDS encoding abortive infection family protein, protein MMLEKAHALQDGLISFATGDYSLEDASYKMMRLELIKAPNLSDKIPEFLRRCTSIDHFWQFIKGEHATYAARREYIWNEFSPLINFLENQESSPADEGIASSLQNLNSDSVHSVWQKALDRRNSDPEGAITIARSLLETVCKHILDDSGVSYKSSDDLPKLYRTCATSMNLSPSQHSEQAFKAILGGCHTIVQYLGTLRNQVSDAHGRGRRAIKPKPRHAELAVNVSGAMAAFLVETWQEQSKR, encoded by the coding sequence ATGATGTTAGAAAAGGCTCATGCATTACAAGATGGCTTAATAAGCTTTGCTACGGGTGATTATTCTCTAGAAGATGCTTCATATAAAATGATGCGACTTGAATTAATTAAAGCCCCCAATCTTAGCGATAAGATTCCCGAGTTCCTTAGACGTTGTACAAGTATTGATCATTTTTGGCAGTTTATTAAAGGAGAACATGCTACTTATGCAGCCAGAAGGGAATACATTTGGAATGAGTTCAGCCCACTTATTAACTTCCTCGAGAACCAAGAAAGTAGCCCCGCAGATGAAGGTATAGCCTCTAGTTTACAAAATCTTAATTCTGACAGCGTTCATTCCGTATGGCAAAAAGCCTTAGACAGAAGAAATTCTGACCCAGAAGGAGCTATAACAATCGCTCGCAGTTTATTAGAGACTGTTTGTAAACATATTCTGGATGATTCGGGCGTATCCTATAAGTCCAGTGATGATCTTCCGAAGCTATATAGAACGTGTGCTACAAGCATGAACCTTTCACCAAGTCAACATTCGGAACAAGCTTTTAAAGCAATTTTAGGAGGATGCCATACGATAGTTCAATACTTGGGGACTTTAAGAAACCAAGTTAGTGATGCTCATGGTAGAGGAAGAAGAGCGATAAAACCGAAACCAAGACATGCTGAACTAGCTGTAAATGTCTCAGGAGCAATGGCCGCCTTTCTAGTCGAGACTTGGCAAGAACAAAGCAAGCGATAA
- a CDS encoding peptidoglycan DD-metalloendopeptidase family protein produces the protein MWDQPKHVPQAGLGYLLFDHNLDVLNQGWVNVSQQAQVQGEDALSQPFERLALDEIVIEQTGFIYFFVANYDKRNITVFLDDLQVTHQTTDVVYAADYYPHGEVMDGRKLEQASYRYGYQGAFAEQDDETGLASFQLRQYDSRIGRWTTPDPYNQYWSPYLGMGNAPNMMIDPDGEWSGAFSSPFIRYGAFAAGGAIAGAGVAAALGKDPKRGALIGAGVGLLVAGGLSIDWNNVDISSNTVARLTSRAMTLGNTARTIARENRLPDDPGLPTSELNELPSDRRWQNSDYILPFEDAVVSSDWGPRGFGIHNGSDIVRTDRNNTAGTPIRSVSDGTVVRLIQELDGQKAGIRVRIQDENGLQFNYFHMQGGSNDHLRLGQQVNQGDVIGRVGGSGYYDLNSFTPHLHYEIWNANNQRISPYALHPELIPLPRR, from the coding sequence GTGTGGGACCAGCCCAAGCATGTGCCTCAGGCCGGACTGGGCTACCTGCTGTTCGACCATAACCTGGACGTGCTAAACCAGGGCTGGGTCAACGTCAGCCAACAGGCCCAGGTGCAGGGCGAGGATGCCCTCAGCCAACCCTTTGAACGGCTGGCCCTGGACGAGATCGTCATTGAACAAACCGGCTTTATCTACTTCTTCGTGGCCAACTACGATAAACGTAACATCACCGTCTTTCTGGATGATCTGCAAGTGACCCACCAGACAACGGACGTGGTCTATGCCGCCGACTACTACCCCCACGGGGAAGTGATGGACGGAAGAAAACTGGAACAGGCCAGCTACCGCTACGGTTACCAGGGAGCGTTTGCTGAGCAGGATGATGAGACCGGACTAGCCAGCTTTCAGTTGCGGCAGTATGACTCCCGCATTGGACGATGGACTACGCCCGATCCCTACAACCAATACTGGAGTCCGTACCTCGGCATGGGCAATGCGCCCAATATGATGATCGATCCCGATGGGGAATGGTCGGGGGCGTTCTCCAGTCCCTTTATTCGCTATGGGGCTTTTGCGGCCGGAGGGGCTATAGCGGGAGCAGGGGTAGCGGCTGCGCTCGGGAAAGACCCCAAACGGGGAGCCTTAATCGGGGCGGGGGTAGGACTTTTAGTAGCCGGGGGTTTGTCGATAGACTGGAACAACGTGGACATCTCTTCCAACACCGTAGCCCGGCTTACCAGTAGGGCTATGACGCTGGGCAATACGGCTCGTACCATCGCAAGGGAAAACCGGCTACCTGATGATCCTGGGCTTCCCACTAGTGAACTGAATGAACTGCCCTCTGACCGTCGTTGGCAAAACAGTGACTATATCCTTCCCTTTGAGGATGCGGTGGTCTCTTCTGATTGGGGACCGCGAGGGTTTGGCATTCATAATGGGTCAGATATTGTGCGTACTGACCGAAATAATACAGCGGGTACACCTATACGTTCAGTCTCGGATGGTACTGTTGTCCGGCTAATACAAGAGTTAGATGGGCAGAAAGCAGGCATCCGAGTACGCATACAAGATGAAAATGGCCTTCAGTTCAATTATTTTCACATGCAAGGTGGCTCAAATGACCACTTACGGTTAGGCCAACAAGTCAATCAAGGGGATGTCATTGGTAGGGTTGGCGGCTCAGGTTACTATGATCTTAATAGTTTTACGCCCCATTTACACTATGAGATATGGAATGCGAACAATCAACGCATCAGTCCTTATGCCCTTCATCCTGAATTAATCCCCCTACCTAGAAGATAA